The following proteins are encoded in a genomic region of Actinomadura sp. NAK00032:
- a CDS encoding ribonuclease Z: MSVRELIVLGSASAVPTKNRNHNGYLLRWDGHGVLFDPGEGTQRQMSRAGVAANDVTWICVTHFHGDHCLGVPGVVQRIARDGVEHPVDAAFPASGAAYWERLRHAAVFRDTEVIRERPVSGERMRLDTGGAPFTLTARRLSHPVEAYGYRLEEPDGRTMLPAELAARGVRGPLIRRLQEDGRVTAPDGRTVTLDECSVPRPGQKVAFVMDTRLCDGVRELADGVDMLVIESTFLREDAALAAEYGHLTSAQAGEVAAEAGVRHLVLTHFSERYRAEDEHRFTGEASARFGGEITLVHDLDRIPLPPRRLTGWDEGQ, translated from the coding sequence ATGTCCGTGCGCGAGCTGATCGTCCTCGGGTCCGCCAGCGCGGTGCCCACCAAGAACCGCAACCACAACGGGTACCTGCTGCGCTGGGACGGCCACGGCGTGCTGTTCGACCCCGGCGAGGGGACGCAGCGGCAGATGTCGCGCGCCGGCGTCGCCGCGAACGACGTGACCTGGATCTGCGTGACGCACTTCCACGGCGACCACTGCCTCGGCGTGCCCGGCGTCGTCCAGCGCATCGCCCGCGACGGCGTCGAGCACCCGGTGGACGCGGCGTTCCCGGCGAGCGGCGCGGCGTACTGGGAGCGGCTGCGGCACGCCGCCGTCTTCCGGGACACCGAGGTGATCCGCGAGCGGCCCGTCTCCGGCGAGCGGATGCGGCTCGACACCGGCGGCGCCCCGTTCACGCTGACCGCGCGGCGGCTGTCGCACCCGGTCGAGGCGTACGGGTACCGGCTGGAGGAGCCGGACGGCCGCACCATGCTGCCCGCCGAACTGGCCGCGCGGGGCGTCCGGGGGCCGCTGATCCGGCGGCTGCAGGAGGACGGCCGCGTCACCGCGCCGGACGGCCGCACGGTGACGCTCGACGAATGCAGCGTGCCCCGCCCCGGGCAGAAGGTCGCGTTCGTCATGGACACCCGGCTCTGCGACGGCGTCCGGGAACTGGCGGACGGCGTCGACATGCTCGTCATCGAATCGACGTTCCTGCGCGAGGACGCCGCGCTGGCGGCCGAGTACGGCCACCTGACCTCGGCGCAGGCGGGGGAGGTCGCGGCGGAGGCGGGCGTCCGGCACCTCGTCCTCACCCACTTCTCCGAGCGGTACCGCGCCGAGGACGAGCACCGCTTCACCGGCGAGGCGTCCGCCCGCTTCGGCGGCGAGATCACCCTCGTCCACGACCTGGACCGGATTCCGCTGCCGCCCCGCCGCCTAACCGGGTGGGATGAGGGGCAGTAA
- a CDS encoding NAD(P)/FAD-dependent oxidoreductase, which translates to MADEVDVVVIGLGPGGEDAAGRLAEAGLSVAAAESRLVGGECPYYACVPTKMMVRAAGLLEEARRVPGMAGEASVRPNWGPVAARIRDEATDSWDDKVAADRLTGKGVQLVRGEGRITAPHEVTVNGRVFRARRGILLNTGTAPAAPPIDGLADTPFWTNREAVQATEVPASLIVLGGGVVGVEMAQVFSRFGTRVTVVEAADRLLLNEEPESSALIRDVFEREGIGVRTGVNVTAVGHDGGEFTMRLGDEALTADRLLVATGRRPNLKGLGLEHVGLDEDARQISVDGHMRAADGVWAIGDITGMGAFTHVSMYQGAIAVRDILGQEGSPAAYRAVPRVTFTDPEIGSVGLTEAQARDQNLPVRTGMTRIPDSARGWIQKAGNDGFIKLVENPEWGTLVGATAAGPAGGEVLGFLAVAVHTETPTAVLRDMMYAYPTFHRAIESALADLQA; encoded by the coding sequence ATGGCTGACGAAGTCGACGTCGTGGTGATCGGGCTGGGCCCCGGGGGAGAGGACGCGGCCGGGCGGCTGGCGGAGGCGGGCCTGTCCGTCGCCGCCGCGGAGTCCCGGCTGGTCGGGGGCGAATGCCCGTACTACGCGTGCGTCCCGACCAAGATGATGGTGCGCGCCGCCGGGCTGCTCGAAGAGGCCCGCCGCGTCCCCGGGATGGCGGGGGAGGCGAGCGTCCGCCCGAACTGGGGGCCGGTCGCCGCCCGCATCCGCGACGAGGCGACCGACTCCTGGGACGACAAGGTCGCCGCCGACCGCCTCACCGGCAAGGGCGTGCAACTGGTGCGCGGGGAGGGCCGCATCACCGCGCCGCACGAGGTCACGGTGAACGGCCGGGTGTTCCGCGCCCGCCGGGGCATCCTCCTCAACACCGGCACGGCCCCGGCCGCCCCGCCGATCGACGGACTGGCGGACACGCCGTTCTGGACGAACCGGGAGGCCGTCCAGGCCACCGAGGTCCCCGCGTCGCTGATCGTCCTCGGCGGCGGTGTCGTCGGCGTGGAGATGGCGCAGGTCTTCTCCCGGTTCGGCACCCGCGTCACGGTCGTGGAGGCGGCCGACCGCCTCCTGCTCAACGAGGAACCGGAGTCGAGCGCGCTGATCCGGGACGTCTTCGAGCGCGAGGGCATCGGCGTCCGCACCGGTGTGAACGTCACGGCCGTCGGCCACGACGGCGGCGAGTTCACGATGCGCCTCGGCGACGAGGCCCTCACCGCCGACCGCCTCCTCGTCGCGACCGGCCGCCGCCCCAATCTGAAGGGTCTCGGCCTGGAGCACGTCGGCCTGGACGAGGACGCCCGCCAGATCTCCGTGGACGGCCACATGCGCGCCGCCGACGGCGTGTGGGCGATCGGCGACATCACCGGCATGGGCGCGTTCACGCACGTCTCCATGTACCAGGGGGCGATCGCCGTCCGCGACATCCTCGGCCAGGAGGGCTCGCCCGCCGCCTACCGCGCCGTGCCCCGCGTCACCTTCACCGACCCCGAGATCGGCTCGGTCGGCCTCACCGAGGCCCAGGCCCGCGACCAGAACCTCCCCGTCCGCACCGGCATGACGCGGATTCCCGACTCGGCGCGCGGGTGGATCCAGAAGGCCGGCAACGACGGCTTCATCAAGCTCGTCGAGAACCCCGAGTGGGGCACCCTGGTCGGCGCCACCGCGGCGGGCCCGGCGGGCGGCGAGGTCCTCGGCTTCCTCGCCGTCGCCGTGCACACCGAGACGCCCACGGCCGTCCTGCGCGACATGATGTACGCCTACCCCACCTTCCACCGCGCCATCGAGTCCGCCCTCGCCGACCTTCAGGCGTAG
- a CDS encoding thioredoxin domain-containing protein yields MNRLKDATSPYLLQHAGNPVDWWEWTDEAFAEARRRDVPVLLSVGYAACHWCHVMAHQSFEDDEVARVMNELFVNIKVDREERPDIDAVYMEATQAMTGQGGWPMTVFMTPEGHPFYCGTYFPRAQFRALLQAVHKAWTEQRDEVAGQGQQVVAALTSRGSGLAGDETPGEEALAQAVASLDTAYDPERGGFGGAPKFPPSMALEFLLRHHARTGGERALEMASHTLEAMARGGMYDQLGGGFARYSVDDGWVVPHFEKMLYDNALLARVYAHWWRLTGTPFARRIALETCDWMLRDLRTPEGGLASALDADSEGVEGKYYVWTPAQLHEVLGEEDGAFAEQLFNVTGTFEHGTSVLQLLNDPEDADRYERVRTTLLAARAHRIPPARDDKVVAAWNGLAIAALAECGALFDRPDLVRAAEEVARLLLDVHERDGRLTRTSKDGAAGANSGVLEDYADMAEGLIALHGVTGDPHHVRMAGELLNTVLERFADGSGGFYDTADDAERLFRRPQDPTDNATPSGQFAAAGALLSFAALTASDWHRQAAEAALAPATTLAAEHARFAGWGLAVAEARATGPVEIAVVGDPADERTRELHRTALLAVAPGAVVSVGPPDAEGVPLLEGRGLVDGVPSAYVCRGFVCRLPVTTRADLTRELRRQLD; encoded by the coding sequence ATGAACCGGCTCAAGGACGCGACAAGCCCGTACCTGCTCCAGCACGCCGGCAACCCGGTGGACTGGTGGGAGTGGACCGACGAGGCGTTCGCCGAGGCGCGGCGCCGCGACGTCCCCGTCCTGCTGTCCGTCGGGTACGCCGCGTGCCACTGGTGCCACGTCATGGCTCATCAGTCCTTCGAGGACGACGAGGTCGCCCGGGTCATGAACGAGCTGTTCGTGAACATCAAGGTGGACCGGGAGGAGCGGCCGGACATCGACGCCGTCTACATGGAGGCGACCCAGGCCATGACGGGCCAGGGCGGCTGGCCGATGACGGTGTTCATGACCCCCGAGGGGCATCCGTTCTACTGCGGGACCTACTTCCCGCGCGCGCAGTTCCGGGCGCTGCTGCAGGCCGTCCACAAGGCGTGGACGGAGCAGCGCGACGAGGTGGCCGGGCAGGGGCAGCAGGTCGTCGCGGCGCTCACCTCGCGCGGCTCGGGCCTGGCCGGGGACGAGACGCCCGGCGAGGAGGCGCTCGCCCAGGCGGTGGCGTCGCTCGACACCGCCTACGACCCCGAGCGCGGCGGGTTCGGCGGCGCGCCCAAGTTCCCGCCGTCGATGGCCCTGGAGTTCCTGCTGCGCCACCACGCCCGCACCGGCGGCGAGCGGGCGCTCGAGATGGCGTCGCACACCCTGGAGGCGATGGCCAGGGGCGGCATGTACGACCAGCTCGGCGGCGGGTTCGCGCGGTACTCGGTGGACGACGGCTGGGTCGTCCCGCACTTCGAGAAGATGCTCTACGACAACGCGCTCCTGGCACGCGTCTACGCGCACTGGTGGCGCCTCACCGGGACGCCGTTCGCGCGGCGGATCGCGCTGGAGACCTGCGACTGGATGCTCCGCGACCTGCGGACCCCCGAGGGCGGTCTCGCCTCCGCCCTGGACGCCGACAGCGAGGGCGTCGAGGGCAAGTACTACGTCTGGACGCCGGCGCAGCTCCACGAGGTGCTCGGCGAAGAGGACGGTGCCTTCGCCGAACAACTCTTCAACGTCACGGGAACATTCGAGCACGGCACCTCAGTGCTGCAACTGCTGAACGACCCGGAGGACGCCGACCGTTACGAGCGCGTCCGAACGACCCTGCTGGCGGCGCGCGCGCACAGGATCCCTCCCGCACGGGACGACAAGGTCGTGGCCGCATGGAACGGGCTCGCCATCGCCGCCCTCGCCGAGTGCGGCGCGCTGTTCGACCGTCCCGACCTCGTCCGGGCCGCCGAAGAGGTGGCGCGGCTCCTCCTGGACGTCCACGAGCGCGACGGGCGCCTGACACGGACGTCCAAGGACGGGGCCGCGGGCGCCAACTCCGGCGTCCTGGAGGACTACGCCGACATGGCGGAGGGCCTGATCGCCCTGCACGGCGTCACCGGCGACCCGCACCACGTGCGGATGGCGGGCGAGCTGCTGAACACCGTCCTCGAACGGTTCGCGGACGGCTCCGGCGGCTTCTACGACACGGCCGACGACGCGGAGCGGCTGTTCCGCCGCCCGCAGGACCCGACCGACAACGCGACGCCGTCCGGCCAGTTCGCGGCGGCGGGCGCACTGCTGTCCTTCGCCGCGCTCACCGCCTCGGACTGGCACCGGCAGGCCGCCGAGGCCGCGCTGGCCCCCGCCACGACGCTCGCCGCCGAGCACGCCCGGTTCGCGGGCTGGGGGCTGGCCGTGGCCGAGGCGCGGGCGACCGGCCCGGTGGAGATCGCGGTGGTCGGCGACCCGGCCGACGAGCGCACGCGGGAACTGCACCGCACGGCCCTGCTGGCGGTCGCGCCCGGCGCGGTGGTCAGCGTCGGCCCGCCGGACGCCGAGGGCGTCCCCCTCCTGGAGGGGCGCGGCCTGGTGGACGGCGTGCCGTCGGCGTACGTGTGCCGCGGTTTCGTGTGCCGGCTGCCGGTGACGACGCGCGCGGACCTGACTCGCGAACTCCGTAGGCAATTGGACTGA
- a CDS encoding C40 family peptidase codes for MRKPNRRVLPTIIGVSVLTTLAANVAVLVAHDDGPPAQARQTEEKRARYVAASGSTTLSPTAVAPLGKRLTPHVLVAAPSTLPADFVREVRGAKGVQGVEVVDAVQGMVAGKRIGLMGVNPSTFRNYTPKPTAKSDALWRNLASGDVAISFTMGSDGGVKLGSQVPVGGTRSQSQLRVGAYATMGISDVDAVISHTTAQALGMPSGNAMLISVPKSAPKTFIKKLRKHLPKQAKAVAVNPEIDFPKAGDVPTANGRVMTAQQVQTVIKAAYTRLGWPYVWGGESEAEGGYDCSGLMQYAFAKAGIRLPRVAADQARAGWVIPYSKAEPGDMLIWANDPTAPGYISHIALYLGNGKMIAAPRRGTVVQVQNVYTRNMRGAVRVNPQTAAKVAGAIGG; via the coding sequence GTGCGCAAGCCGAACCGCCGGGTCCTACCGACGATCATCGGCGTTTCGGTGCTGACGACCCTCGCCGCGAACGTGGCCGTCCTCGTCGCGCACGACGACGGCCCCCCGGCGCAGGCCCGGCAGACCGAGGAGAAGCGCGCCCGCTACGTGGCCGCGTCCGGGAGCACCACCCTGTCGCCCACGGCGGTCGCGCCGCTCGGCAAGCGGCTCACCCCGCACGTGCTCGTGGCGGCGCCGTCGACGCTCCCGGCCGACTTCGTCCGCGAGGTCCGCGGCGCCAAGGGCGTGCAGGGCGTCGAGGTCGTGGACGCCGTGCAGGGCATGGTCGCGGGCAAGCGGATCGGGCTGATGGGCGTGAACCCGTCCACGTTCCGCAACTACACGCCGAAGCCGACCGCGAAGTCGGACGCCCTCTGGCGCAACCTCGCGTCCGGCGACGTCGCGATCTCCTTCACGATGGGCAGCGACGGCGGCGTCAAGCTCGGCAGCCAGGTCCCCGTCGGCGGCACCCGCAGCCAGTCCCAGCTGCGCGTCGGCGCCTACGCCACGATGGGCATCAGCGACGTCGACGCGGTCATCTCGCACACCACCGCGCAGGCCCTCGGCATGCCGAGCGGCAACGCGATGCTGATCAGCGTCCCGAAGAGCGCGCCCAAGACGTTCATCAAGAAGCTGCGCAAGCACCTGCCGAAGCAGGCCAAGGCCGTCGCCGTCAACCCGGAGATCGACTTCCCGAAGGCCGGCGACGTCCCCACCGCCAACGGCCGCGTCATGACCGCCCAGCAGGTCCAGACGGTGATCAAGGCGGCCTACACCCGGCTCGGCTGGCCGTACGTGTGGGGCGGCGAGTCCGAGGCCGAGGGCGGCTACGACTGCTCCGGCCTGATGCAGTACGCCTTCGCCAAGGCGGGCATCCGCCTCCCGCGCGTCGCCGCCGACCAGGCCCGCGCCGGCTGGGTGATCCCCTACAGCAAGGCCGAGCCGGGCGACATGCTCATCTGGGCCAACGACCCGACCGCCCCCGGCTACATCTCGCACATCGCCCTCTACCTGGGCAACGGCAAGATGATCGCCGCCCCCCGCCGCGGCACGGTAGTCCAGGTCCAGAACGTCTACACCCGCAACATGCGAGGCGCAGTAAGGGTCAACCCCCAAACCGCAGCCAAGGTAGCCGGCGCCATAGGTGGTTAA
- a CDS encoding TetR family transcriptional regulator, which produces MSTSSPEHAIDRMEDRLARLPLRERKKLRTRRAIQDHALRLFAAQGYDETTVEQIAAAAEISPSTFFRYFPTKEDVVITDEYDPIMAEAIREQPAELPPIDALRAMLREILPQLFETDLDALKTRLRITAEVPALRGRTFEGMRATFTVLSEAFAERTGRAPDDPDVEAFSWAVLGVLQAALYRLLDGKTTYEDLPAQIDHNLRFLAQGCPL; this is translated from the coding sequence ATGAGCACGTCGTCCCCTGAGCACGCGATCGACCGCATGGAGGACCGGCTGGCCCGGCTGCCGCTGCGGGAGCGCAAGAAGCTGCGGACCCGGAGGGCGATCCAGGACCATGCCCTCCGGCTGTTCGCCGCGCAGGGCTACGACGAGACGACGGTCGAGCAGATCGCGGCGGCGGCGGAGATCTCGCCGAGCACGTTCTTCCGCTACTTCCCCACCAAGGAAGACGTCGTGATCACCGACGAGTACGACCCGATCATGGCGGAGGCCATCCGCGAACAGCCCGCCGAGCTGCCGCCGATCGACGCGCTGCGCGCCATGCTGCGGGAGATCCTGCCCCAGCTGTTCGAGACCGACCTGGACGCCCTCAAGACCCGCCTCCGCATCACCGCAGAGGTCCCCGCCCTGCGCGGTCGCACCTTCGAGGGGATGCGGGCCACGTTCACGGTCCTGAGCGAGGCCTTCGCCGAACGGACGGGCCGCGCCCCCGACGACCCGGACGTAGAGGCATTCAGCTGGGCCGTCCTAGGCGTCCTCCAGGCAGCCCTGTACCGCCTGCTCGACGGCAAGACCACCTACGAAGACCTCCCGGCCCAGATAGACCACAACCTGAGATTTCTCGCCCAAGGCTGTCCGCTTTAG
- a CDS encoding MFS transporter, with translation MSVGYARRWIGLSALALSMLALGFDLTILNVALTTLSEELNASTSQLQWIVDSYLLVFAAVLLPAGLLGDRLGRKRLLLAGLAVFGAASLAGAFADGTGGVIVARAFMGLGAAVVLPLSMSMLPAIFPPEERTRAVAIWTGANAVGLPLGPLLGGWLLEHYWWGSIFLINVPVVVAGGLAVAFLLPETRDPAAPRVDLPGTLLSMGGLVALVYGVIEAPVRGWGDPVSVAAFVLAALLLTGFVAWERRAAEPMLNLRLFGDRAFVWAMIAAVTANLLLGGLLFVLPQYLEAVQGNDVFETGLKIIPMLAGLLGGAIATDRAAPRTGHKPVMVVGLLVLAAGLGWAAFTEAGDGYGTAVPWLVVIGLGSGLTLIPAMDAVLAALPAEEAGRGSGLVQTLRQTGGTLGVAGLGSLLAAVYRDHVGTGHLPAEAAAAAGDSIGGAVRVAGRLDDAALLASARDAYVQGMDAVFAACGAGALAVAVLLWLFMPRRAPRDAAPAADARQSDHEHVVP, from the coding sequence ATGTCCGTGGGGTACGCCCGGCGCTGGATCGGGCTGTCGGCCCTGGCGCTGAGCATGCTGGCGCTCGGCTTCGACCTGACGATCCTCAACGTGGCGCTGACGACGCTGTCGGAGGAGCTGAACGCGAGCACCAGCCAGTTGCAGTGGATCGTCGACTCCTACCTGCTCGTCTTCGCGGCCGTGCTGCTCCCGGCGGGGCTGCTCGGCGACCGGCTCGGCCGCAAGCGGCTGCTGCTGGCCGGACTCGCCGTGTTCGGCGCCGCCTCGCTCGCCGGCGCGTTCGCGGACGGCACCGGCGGCGTCATCGTCGCCCGCGCGTTCATGGGGCTCGGCGCGGCGGTCGTCCTGCCGCTGTCCATGTCGATGCTGCCGGCGATCTTCCCGCCGGAGGAGCGGACCCGGGCCGTCGCGATCTGGACGGGGGCGAACGCGGTCGGGCTGCCGCTCGGCCCGCTGCTCGGCGGCTGGCTGCTGGAGCACTACTGGTGGGGGTCGATCTTCCTGATCAACGTCCCGGTGGTGGTGGCCGGCGGCCTCGCGGTGGCCTTCCTGCTGCCCGAGACCCGGGACCCAGCGGCGCCGCGCGTCGACCTCCCCGGCACGCTGCTGTCGATGGGCGGGCTCGTGGCGCTCGTGTACGGCGTCATCGAGGCCCCCGTCCGCGGCTGGGGCGACCCGGTGTCCGTCGCCGCGTTCGTCCTCGCCGCCCTGCTGCTCACCGGCTTCGTGGCCTGGGAGCGGCGGGCCGCCGAGCCGATGCTGAACCTGCGGCTGTTCGGCGACCGCGCGTTCGTGTGGGCGATGATCGCCGCGGTCACCGCGAACCTGCTGCTCGGCGGGCTCCTGTTCGTCCTGCCGCAGTACCTGGAGGCCGTCCAGGGCAACGACGTCTTCGAGACCGGCCTGAAGATCATCCCCATGCTGGCCGGGCTGCTCGGGGGCGCGATCGCCACCGACCGGGCGGCGCCCCGCACCGGCCACAAGCCGGTCATGGTCGTGGGCCTGCTGGTGCTGGCCGCCGGGCTCGGCTGGGCCGCGTTCACCGAGGCGGGCGACGGCTACGGCACCGCCGTCCCGTGGCTCGTCGTCATCGGGCTCGGCTCCGGCCTCACCCTCATCCCGGCGATGGACGCGGTGCTCGCCGCCCTCCCCGCCGAGGAGGCCGGACGCGGCTCCGGGCTCGTCCAGACGCTCCGCCAGACCGGTGGGACGCTCGGCGTCGCGGGCCTCGGCAGCCTCCTCGCCGCCGTCTACCGCGACCACGTCGGCACCGGCCACCTGCCCGCCGAAGCCGCCGCCGCGGCCGGCGACTCCATCGGCGGCGCCGTCCGCGTCGCCGGCCGGCTGGACGACGCGGCGCTGCTCGCCTCCGCGCGCGACGCCTACGTCCAGGGCATGGACGCGGTGTTCGCCGCGTGCGGCGCCGGCGCCCTCGCCGTGGCCGTCCTGCTGTGGCTCTTCATGCCGCGCCGGGCGCCGCGGGATGCGGCCCCCGCCGCCGATGCCCGACAATCGGACCATGAGCACGTCGTCCCCTGA
- a CDS encoding isoprenyl transferase, which yields MGVRRTGTPRRAESRGGRSEGARRRPAEGGRLVSALRRSGPYAAVRDAVYRLYERRVEADLPTDVTPRHVGVILDGNRRWARSMGLADVNTGHQRGAQKISELLQWSAEAGVEVVTLWLLSTDNLNRPADQLDPLLEIIENTVRKLAADGWHVKPVGALDLLPDKTARVLKDAAEATSAAPGLIVNVAVGYGGRREIADAVRSLLIEQASRGTSIEELAESLEVEHIAEHLYTRGQPDPDLVIRTSGEQRLSGFMLWQSAHSEFYFCEVHWPDFRKVDFLRAMRSYAARHRRYGT from the coding sequence ATGGGGGTTCGGCGTACGGGAACACCGCGGCGCGCGGAGTCGCGCGGCGGGCGGAGCGAGGGCGCGCGCCGCCGGCCCGCCGAGGGCGGGCGGCTCGTCTCCGCGCTCCGCCGCAGCGGCCCGTACGCGGCCGTCCGCGACGCCGTCTACCGGTTGTACGAGCGCCGTGTCGAGGCCGACCTGCCCACCGACGTCACCCCCCGGCACGTCGGCGTGATACTGGACGGTAACCGGCGCTGGGCCAGGTCGATGGGGCTGGCCGACGTCAACACCGGGCACCAGCGCGGCGCCCAGAAGATCTCCGAACTGCTGCAGTGGAGCGCCGAGGCCGGGGTCGAGGTCGTCACGCTGTGGCTGCTGTCGACCGACAACCTGAACCGCCCCGCCGACCAGCTGGACCCGCTGCTGGAGATCATCGAGAACACCGTCCGCAAGCTCGCCGCCGACGGCTGGCACGTCAAGCCCGTCGGCGCCCTCGACCTCCTGCCCGACAAGACGGCACGTGTCCTGAAAGACGCGGCCGAGGCCACATCCGCCGCTCCCGGCCTGATTGTGAACGTCGCCGTTGGGTATGGAGGTAGGCGTGAGATCGCTGATGCGGTGCGCTCACTGCTCATCGAGCAGGCGAGCCGGGGCACCAGCATCGAGGAACTCGCCGAGTCCCTCGAAGTGGAGCACATCGCGGAGCATCTCTACACGCGCGGCCAGCCGGACCCCGACCTGGTCATCCGCACCTCGGGCGAGCAGCGGCTCTCCGGCTTCATGCTCTGGCAGAGCGCCCACTCGGAGTTCTACTTCTGCGAGGTCCACTGGCCGGACTTCCGCAAGGTCGACTTCCTCCGGGCCATGCGCTCCTACGCCGCGCGGCACCGGCGCTACGGTACCTGA
- a CDS encoding PhoH family protein — MPSGTTVPDRRTYVLDTSVLLADPGALTRFAEHEVVLPIVVISELEAKRHHPELGYFARQALRTLDDLRLRHGRLDEAVSVEGPLGDQGGTLRVELNHSDPSVLPDGFRLGDNDTRILSVAGWLAREGRDVVLVSKDLPMRVKASAVGLAAEEYRAELAVVESGWTGMRELEVPAGAVEQLYDSGGADLEEARDLPCHTGLRLLSERGSALGRTLPDKSVKLVRGDREVFGLRGRSAEQRIALDLLMDEDVGIVSLGGRAGTGKSALALCAGLEAVMERRRHRKVVVFRPLYAVGGQDLGYLPGSENEKMSPWAQAVYDTLSAVTTPEVIDEVLDRGMLEVLPLTHIRGRSLHDAFVIVDEAQSLERGVLLTVLSRIGAGSRVVLTHDVAQRDNLRVGRHDGVAAVVERLKGHPLFAHVTLTRSERSPIAELVTDMLGDVGA, encoded by the coding sequence ATCCCCTCCGGAACGACAGTCCCGGATCGGCGCACGTACGTCCTCGACACCAGCGTCCTGCTCGCCGACCCCGGGGCGCTGACCCGGTTCGCCGAGCACGAGGTCGTACTCCCCATCGTCGTGATCTCCGAGCTGGAGGCCAAGCGCCACCACCCCGAGCTCGGGTACTTCGCCCGGCAGGCACTGCGCACGCTGGACGACCTGCGGCTGCGGCACGGGCGGCTGGACGAGGCCGTGTCCGTCGAGGGGCCGCTCGGCGACCAGGGCGGCACCCTCCGGGTCGAGCTGAACCACTCCGACCCGAGCGTCCTGCCGGACGGGTTCCGGCTCGGCGACAACGACACCCGGATCCTGTCGGTGGCCGGGTGGCTCGCCCGCGAGGGACGCGACGTCGTGCTCGTCTCCAAGGACCTGCCGATGCGGGTGAAGGCGTCCGCGGTCGGGCTCGCCGCCGAGGAGTACCGGGCCGAGCTCGCGGTCGTGGAGTCCGGCTGGACCGGCATGCGCGAGCTGGAGGTGCCCGCCGGGGCCGTCGAGCAGCTGTACGACTCGGGCGGCGCCGACCTGGAGGAGGCCCGGGACCTGCCCTGCCACACGGGGCTGCGGCTGCTGTCGGAGCGCGGCTCCGCGCTCGGCCGGACGCTGCCGGACAAGTCGGTCAAGCTGGTGCGCGGCGACCGCGAGGTGTTCGGGCTGCGCGGCCGGTCCGCGGAGCAGCGGATCGCGCTCGACCTGCTGATGGACGAGGACGTCGGCATCGTCTCGCTCGGCGGGCGGGCCGGCACCGGCAAGTCGGCGCTCGCGCTGTGCGCGGGCCTGGAGGCCGTGATGGAGCGGCGCCGGCACCGCAAGGTCGTGGTGTTCCGCCCGCTGTACGCGGTCGGCGGCCAGGACCTCGGCTACCTGCCCGGCTCGGAGAACGAGAAGATGTCGCCGTGGGCGCAGGCCGTCTACGACACGCTGTCGGCGGTGACGACGCCGGAGGTCATCGACGAGGTCCTCGACCGCGGGATGCTGGAGGTCCTGCCGCTCACCCACATCCGCGGCCGCTCGCTGCACGACGCGTTCGTGATCGTGGACGAGGCGCAGTCGCTGGAGCGCGGCGTGCTGCTGACCGTCCTGTCGCGGATCGGCGCCGGGTCGCGGGTCGTGCTGACCCATGACGTGGCGCAGCGCGACAACCTGCGGGTGGGGCGGCACGACGGGGTCGCGGCCGTGGTGGAACGTTTGAAGGGCCACCCGCTCTTCGCGCACGTGACGCTGACCAGGTCGGAGCGGTCGCCGATCGCCGAGCTGGTGACCGACATGCTGGGCGACGTGGGCGCCTGA
- a CDS encoding lytic transglycosylase domain-containing protein, with the protein MAAFETPSPAGQPSPEQPSAERQAPPASAPHEDDVHVAGAARAAAPGGDTLGFGSAEPPPPGGRARSRRAGGSGSGGRTGLRIAAVAAGAAVVIGGGAVAAFAFAGGSGDSGDAAATVQPTRQLADAAAPKVDPKVLEQQRRELALERASRETREDDGKGPALRPKGAPIPTKTPEKKKDGDDGGGAPLGDPTPKGEAQEIAKRLMPSFGFTGDGQFGCLVKLWDRESGWNTHAANPSGAYGIPQALPGSKMSSAGPDWRNNATTQIKWGLGYIKNRYKTPCGGWSHFQSAGWY; encoded by the coding sequence ATGGCCGCTTTCGAGACGCCGTCTCCCGCCGGGCAGCCGTCCCCCGAGCAGCCCTCCGCCGAGCGGCAGGCCCCGCCGGCGTCCGCGCCGCACGAGGACGACGTGCACGTCGCCGGTGCCGCCCGCGCCGCCGCCCCCGGCGGCGACACGCTCGGCTTCGGCTCCGCCGAGCCGCCGCCCCCCGGCGGCCGGGCCCGCTCCCGGCGCGCCGGCGGTTCCGGCTCCGGCGGGCGCACCGGCCTGCGGATCGCCGCCGTCGCGGCGGGCGCCGCCGTGGTGATCGGCGGCGGCGCGGTCGCCGCGTTCGCGTTCGCCGGCGGGTCCGGCGACTCGGGCGACGCCGCCGCGACCGTCCAGCCGACCCGGCAGCTGGCGGACGCCGCCGCGCCCAAGGTCGACCCGAAGGTGCTGGAGCAGCAGCGGCGCGAGCTCGCCCTCGAACGCGCGTCCCGCGAGACGCGCGAGGACGACGGCAAGGGCCCCGCCCTGCGGCCCAAGGGCGCCCCGATCCCGACCAAGACGCCGGAGAAGAAGAAGGACGGCGACGACGGCGGCGGCGCCCCGCTCGGCGACCCGACGCCGAAGGGCGAGGCGCAGGAGATCGCCAAGAGGCTCATGCCGAGCTTCGGGTTCACCGGCGACGGCCAGTTCGGCTGCCTGGTGAAGCTGTGGGACCGCGAGAGCGGCTGGAACACCCACGCGGCCAACCCGTCGGGCGCGTACGGCATCCCGCAGGCGCTGCCCGGTTCCAAGATGTCGAGCGCCGGCCCCGACTGGCGCAACAACGCCACCACCCAGATCAAGTGGGGCCTCGGCTACATCAAGAACCGCTACAAGACGCCCTGCGGCGGCTGGTCGCACTTCCAGTCGGCCGGCTGGTACTGA